Proteins encoded by one window of Dreissena polymorpha isolate Duluth1 chromosome 11, UMN_Dpol_1.0, whole genome shotgun sequence:
- the LOC127851304 gene encoding uncharacterized protein LOC127851304, with protein sequence MFSGRGKSRTKLEQLFRQDHSDVYFNNDRLNDDLVSRIEDMEKEMHKHDQLRGVEIFKLRQEMKEGRLLQLGHQEGDETDGRRVRPHTAAGNASRIKSASSSGKKRAKSAWARTQADDKVGTSENKQTERIERSSSPTSSVSTLQNTKTLKRYRDITPNRFKENGRFPAEWYIRCIPASDTAVHNARMRTRGKSAPSPFNFLAKIREQEMTERKLKEYTQVKLTTNGENAASNMNQTGEGLSLMCEDTVKPILLSRRRLMQIANEKTFVDRGPSRNTMRHSEFINKNNEEVNTISKKVQDFCAKLEDFKANEIIELKEREEARKREREEQEYQRAIDEAKRREADAEKRKAEVEDDKWENKWR encoded by the exons ATGTTTAGCGGTAGGGGCAAATCGCGAACGAAGCTGGAACAGCTCTTCCGACAAGATCATAGCGACGTGTACTTCAATAATGACCGACTCAACGACGATCTTGTCAGCCGAATCGAAGATATGGAGAAAGAAATGCACAAACATGACCAGCTGAGGG GTGTGGAGATCTTCAAACTCCGGCAGGAGATGAAGGAGGGGAGGCTACTCCAGTTGGGCCATCAGGAGGGAGAcgagacggacggacggagggtCAGGCCCCACACGGCAG CCGGAAATGCATCACGAATAAAGTCAGCCTCAAGCAGCGGTAAAAAACGCGCCAAATCGGCATGGGCTCGAACGCAGGCAGACGACAAAGTTGGAACCTCGGAAAACAAGCAGACTGAAAGGATCGAAAGGAGCTCATCTCCGACATCGTCGGTATCGACCTTGCAAAACACGAAGACACTGAAACGGTACCGAGACATCACACCAAACCGGTTTAAAGAGAACGGGAGGTTTCCCGCGGAGTGGTATATTCGTTGCATCCCCGCTTCCGATACGGCGGTTCACAACGCACGCATGCGGACAAGAGGCAAATCCGCTCCGTCACCTTTTAATTTTCTGGCAAAAATCAGAGAACAGGAAATGACGGAAAGGAAATTAAAGGAATACACACAAGTGAAACTGACTACAAACGGTGAAAATGCGGCATCGAACATGAATCAAACAGGGGAAGGGTTAAGCTTGATGTGTGAAGATACTGTTAAACCGATTTTATTGTCCCGAAGACGTTTGATGCAAATAGCGAACGAAAAGACCTTCGTTGATCGAGGTCCGAGTAGAAATACAATGCGACATTCCgaatttatcaataaaaacaacGAAGAGGTGAACACAATATCTAAAAAGGTTCAAGACTTTTGTGCTAAGCTGGAGGATTTTAAAGCCAACGAGATTATCGAGTTAAAGGAGCGAGAGGAAGCGAGAAAACGCGAACGCGAGGAGCAAGAATATCAAAGAGCTATTGACGAAGCGAAAAGGCGAGAGGCAGATGCAGAAAAACGAAAGGCCGAGGTTGAAGATGATAAATGGGAAAATAAGTGGAGATAA